From Denitrovibrio acetiphilus DSM 12809, the proteins below share one genomic window:
- the metF gene encoding methylenetetrahydrofolate reductase [NAD(P)H]: protein MKISEILKDKRSVSFEFFPPKKQESEQVLFETIKKLRRYNPEFVSVTYGAGGSTTEKTLEWTKRMKEDHDYSVMMHFTCIGADAAVIDSATQSLKESRVDNILALRGDIPAGTTEFKPTKDFQYAADLVRYIRKTTGDHFSIGVAGYPEKHPEAGSMAEDIDNLKRKVDEGADFIITQLFFDNFYFYNYLDKVRKAGINIPVVAGIMPLVNLSQAVKFTDMCGASIPKPLLEKMEDKSLKDQFEIGLDYAVKQCGGLWESGAEGLHFYTLNKHGVTEEILKRIF from the coding sequence ATGAAGATATCTGAAATATTAAAAGATAAAAGATCTGTTTCTTTTGAGTTTTTTCCGCCAAAAAAGCAGGAGAGTGAGCAGGTTCTTTTTGAAACAATAAAAAAACTCAGGAGATATAATCCGGAATTTGTTTCCGTAACTTATGGTGCCGGCGGTTCAACCACAGAAAAAACACTTGAATGGACAAAACGCATGAAAGAGGATCATGACTACAGCGTTATGATGCATTTTACGTGTATAGGTGCTGACGCAGCGGTGATAGATTCTGCAACTCAGAGTCTTAAGGAGAGCAGAGTTGATAACATCCTTGCTCTCAGGGGGGACATCCCTGCCGGTACGACTGAATTTAAACCGACTAAAGATTTTCAGTATGCTGCCGACCTTGTGCGGTATATACGTAAAACCACAGGGGATCATTTCTCTATTGGTGTTGCGGGCTACCCTGAAAAGCACCCTGAGGCAGGCAGTATGGCAGAAGATATTGATAATCTGAAACGTAAAGTGGATGAAGGAGCCGACTTTATAATAACGCAGCTCTTTTTTGATAACTTTTATTTTTATAACTATCTTGATAAAGTTCGCAAGGCAGGGATTAACATTCCTGTTGTGGCTGGAATCATGCCGCTTGTTAATCTGTCTCAGGCTGTCAAATTTACAGATATGTGCGGAGCCAGCATCCCTAAGCCTCTTCTTGAAAAAATGGAGGACAAAAGTCTGAAAGATCAGTTTGAGATCGGGCTGGACTACGCTGTGAAGCAGTGCGGCGGTTTGTGGGAGAGCGGGGCGGAAGGACTTCATTTCTATACCCTTAATAAGCACGGTGTTACGGAAGAGATACTGAAACGGATCTTCTGA
- a CDS encoding lytic transglycosylase domain-containing protein produces MITAIYKKILLIFLIYIITLNCLTALTSLSPKALINPFFVKNRTVSMYHLAKHIVLVAGLGLVTSSDEEIDRLVLNASQKYGADPKLIHIMINVESKGRQFAISRTGAMGLMQVMPTTFFDIADGDPFLAEDNIDAGVRYFTTQYRRFKRIDLALAAYNAGPQRVKDGKVPDFGETRHYIKRIMDVYVNTD; encoded by the coding sequence ATGATAACAGCAATATACAAAAAAATTTTACTAATCTTTCTAATATACATTATAACACTTAACTGCCTGACAGCTCTTACGTCATTAAGCCCGAAAGCACTCATTAATCCATTTTTCGTCAAGAACAGGACAGTGAGCATGTATCATCTGGCAAAACACATCGTCCTTGTTGCGGGGCTGGGGCTTGTTACATCCAGCGACGAAGAGATTGACAGGCTCGTCCTCAACGCTTCACAAAAATACGGAGCGGACCCGAAACTCATTCATATAATGATTAATGTTGAATCAAAAGGACGCCAGTTTGCAATCAGCAGAACAGGAGCAATGGGGCTTATGCAGGTAATGCCAACAACATTTTTCGACATCGCCGACGGAGACCCGTTCCTTGCAGAAGACAACATAGATGCGGGAGTGCGCTACTTCACAACTCAGTACAGACGTTTCAAGCGTATAGACCTTGCCCTTGCCGCCTATAACGCTGGGCCTCAGCGTGTTAAAGACGGAAAAGTGCCCGACTTCGGCGAAACCAGACACTACATAAAACGCATTATGGATGTTTACGTAAACACTGACTAA
- a CDS encoding iron-containing alcohol dehydrogenase family protein → MSQFSFHSPVKAFFGFNAIENLHTLLKPYKRVCVVSGRTSIDKAGFKKYLDMYFKTKEIFYFSEIEENPSINTVIKGGKFAREKKADVVIGFGGGSPLDASKAIAAFATNNKGFYELLSQDELDNEPLPLIAVPATCGTGSEMNNYAIITDTEKMDKVNFAKDNTFPKYAVIDPVFLRSLDKKIIYATAFDALSHGMEGFVSTRANPFSDSMAVTSMEIIMATFADGAIATSDETLLNFLYGSTLAGVTILHTATTLMHALGYWLTNEKGIHHGTANAILMPYYLEMLRLKKVERYDALAAIMQKHSFDIQKWQSELGYDVSLKEIISESEIEAMVDYALEKKNVEYMPFKVDKSFVMDVLVRY, encoded by the coding sequence ATGTCACAATTCAGTTTTCACAGCCCTGTTAAAGCTTTTTTCGGATTTAATGCAATCGAGAACCTTCATACTCTCCTAAAACCTTATAAAAGGGTGTGTGTGGTGTCCGGCAGGACATCTATTGATAAAGCCGGTTTTAAGAAATATCTTGATATGTATTTCAAAACAAAAGAGATATTTTATTTCAGCGAGATAGAGGAGAATCCGTCTATTAATACCGTCATAAAAGGCGGTAAGTTTGCCAGAGAGAAGAAGGCGGATGTTGTGATAGGCTTCGGAGGCGGAAGCCCCCTTGATGCGTCAAAGGCTATTGCTGCTTTCGCTACAAATAACAAAGGCTTTTATGAGCTTCTCTCTCAGGACGAACTCGACAACGAGCCGCTTCCGCTGATTGCTGTCCCTGCAACCTGCGGAACAGGCAGCGAAATGAACAATTATGCTATTATTACAGATACAGAAAAGATGGATAAGGTCAATTTTGCTAAGGATAATACATTTCCTAAATATGCAGTGATCGATCCTGTTTTTCTCCGCAGTCTGGACAAAAAGATAATATATGCAACCGCATTTGACGCTCTTTCTCATGGGATGGAAGGTTTTGTTTCCACCCGCGCAAACCCCTTTAGTGATTCTATGGCTGTGACCTCTATGGAGATTATTATGGCAACATTTGCTGACGGAGCGATAGCAACAAGTGACGAGACCCTACTCAACTTTCTTTACGGTTCGACACTTGCGGGGGTTACTATCCTTCACACCGCCACAACGCTTATGCACGCCCTCGGCTATTGGCTTACAAACGAAAAGGGCATTCACCACGGGACTGCAAATGCCATACTCATGCCTTACTACCTTGAGATGCTGAGGCTGAAAAAGGTTGAACGCTATGATGCGCTCGCAGCTATTATGCAGAAGCACAGTTTTGATATACAGAAGTGGCAGAGTGAGCTTGGTTATGATGTTTCACTGAAAGAGATCATCTCGGAGAGCGAGATCGAAGCTATGGTTGACTACGCTCTTGAAAAGAAAAATGTTGAATACATGCCATTTAAAGTTGATAAAAGTTTTGTAATGGATGTCCTTGTCCGCTATTAG
- a CDS encoding branched-chain amino acid aminotransferase: MEIKTTLLPESQRKCSTIKDAESLPFGKLRSDHMLLIDYAKGVWKDARIVPYGSLSIMPGAVALHYGQSIFEGAKAFMHEDGELYAFRLEENAKRLNVSANQLCMPEIPVDVQVEGMMKLLDVERKWCPMQPESSLYVRPFMIGTEDALGMAPSSTYTFCVLLSPSGAYYSGGFKHAVRLLVTERYHRAVSGGTGSAKCCGNYGQAFQAARFSKKYDASQVLYLDASNQYIEEVGSMNHFHITKDKTVVIPEFTDSILRSITSLSVMELLPSLGYKVRQERVKITEFLDGIRSGEIIEAGGFGTAAVVTPVSEYIFENGDILTVGDGGIGENTRKIYEAYTAIQTGKAADKLGWLQKVPHFQYDLAR; encoded by the coding sequence ATGGAAATAAAAACGACACTCTTACCAGAGAGTCAGCGCAAATGCAGCACTATCAAAGACGCTGAGTCTCTCCCATTTGGCAAACTGAGAAGCGACCACATGTTGCTCATTGACTACGCAAAAGGAGTCTGGAAGGACGCTCGTATTGTCCCTTACGGATCTCTCAGCATTATGCCGGGTGCGGTGGCTCTCCACTATGGTCAGTCCATTTTCGAGGGTGCGAAAGCATTTATGCACGAAGATGGTGAGCTTTACGCTTTCAGGCTGGAGGAAAATGCAAAGAGGCTGAACGTCTCCGCTAATCAACTCTGCATGCCTGAAATACCTGTGGATGTCCAGGTGGAAGGTATGATGAAACTCCTTGACGTTGAACGTAAGTGGTGTCCTATGCAGCCTGAATCGTCTCTGTATGTCCGTCCTTTTATGATAGGGACAGAAGACGCTCTCGGCATGGCTCCCAGCTCAACATATACATTCTGCGTCCTGCTTTCTCCGAGCGGAGCTTACTATTCAGGCGGTTTCAAACATGCGGTGAGACTCCTTGTCACAGAAAGATACCACAGAGCGGTTTCAGGCGGGACAGGAAGTGCGAAATGCTGCGGTAACTATGGTCAGGCATTTCAGGCGGCCAGATTCAGCAAAAAGTATGATGCAAGTCAGGTGCTTTACCTCGATGCTTCTAATCAATACATTGAAGAAGTCGGTTCTATGAACCACTTTCATATAACAAAAGACAAGACAGTTGTCATCCCTGAGTTTACAGACTCTATTTTACGTTCTATAACATCATTATCTGTTATGGAACTTCTCCCTTCTCTCGGCTATAAAGTCCGTCAGGAGCGTGTGAAAATTACAGAGTTTCTTGATGGTATCAGGTCAGGTGAAATCATAGAGGCAGGCGGTTTCGGTACTGCTGCCGTTGTTACGCCTGTCAGCGAATATATATTTGAGAACGGCGACATACTAACTGTCGGTGACGGCGGAATAGGTGAAAATACCAGAAAAATATATGAAGCATACACGGCTATCCAGACAGGAAAGGCAGCAGATAAGCTCGGCTGGCTTCAGAAGGTGCCGCATTTTCAATACGATTTGGCTCGCTAA
- a CDS encoding TrkA C-terminal domain-containing protein, translated as MSNKTNGNSEKYTLIIGLGYFEKEMVDHLRQQRTIKVMEIKEAAIDKLKGQFDDVEFINGDSSSLVTWKKLDKQAISQIIITIRDKDIVHETCRIIREYLELEILIIVISYDDYDTGILDEFNITVVRPLQMSLDIIANLLDKNVSWPVNIGNREGEIVEVQVLKNSHLIGVKLKHIRPISWSVALIYKNGKPSVPNANTRITIGDRVIIVGEPNVVKGIIETLSKGEPNFPLQFGPNIAVLCHRQYPKLIDEAVYLLRNTLANKLHILPVKGKSISKLAEKLKNEKVELTTGEVVISYEDIADLKDGMIVMPKKKGLFYAQYYRKFFNNGRSPILFTNGTTKYDHVLISLNTETPAFALETGAEFAKLLGAKFTVLYVSAIEGERGKKDMEYLNYRKDLIADFEMSDGVTIDHEILSGNPVIETVERVAQFKGENCMVVVTFDPEDSTSVFKPNVPYLITRKTEASVLAIPVEDTHA; from the coding sequence ATGAGCAATAAAACAAATGGCAATAGTGAAAAGTACACTCTGATTATCGGTCTTGGCTATTTTGAAAAAGAGATGGTTGACCACCTGCGTCAGCAGAGGACAATCAAAGTGATGGAGATAAAAGAAGCCGCTATCGACAAACTCAAAGGACAGTTTGACGACGTTGAATTTATCAACGGTGACTCGTCAAGCCTCGTAACATGGAAGAAACTCGACAAGCAGGCAATTTCGCAGATAATTATTACAATCAGAGATAAAGACATAGTCCACGAAACATGCCGTATAATAAGGGAGTATCTCGAACTTGAGATATTAATCATCGTTATCAGCTACGACGATTACGATACCGGCATCCTTGATGAATTTAACATAACAGTTGTCCGCCCGTTACAGATGAGTCTGGACATTATAGCAAACCTTCTGGACAAAAATGTCTCATGGCCGGTTAACATAGGCAACAGAGAGGGCGAAATAGTTGAAGTTCAGGTTTTGAAAAATTCTCACCTGATCGGAGTAAAGCTTAAGCATATTCGCCCGATAAGCTGGAGCGTTGCACTGATCTATAAAAATGGTAAGCCTTCAGTCCCCAACGCCAATACACGAATCACCATCGGCGACAGAGTGATCATCGTTGGCGAGCCTAACGTCGTGAAAGGAATCATAGAAACACTCTCCAAAGGCGAACCGAATTTCCCGCTTCAGTTCGGACCGAATATCGCTGTTCTTTGTCATAGACAGTACCCGAAACTTATCGACGAAGCAGTGTATCTCCTCAGAAATACATTGGCAAACAAACTGCATATCCTTCCGGTTAAAGGCAAAAGCATAAGCAAACTGGCGGAAAAACTTAAAAACGAAAAAGTCGAGCTGACTACAGGTGAAGTTGTAATATCCTATGAAGATATCGCCGACCTGAAAGACGGAATGATTGTCATGCCGAAAAAGAAAGGGCTGTTCTATGCTCAGTATTACAGAAAGTTTTTTAACAACGGCAGGTCTCCCATACTGTTCACTAACGGGACAACCAAATATGATCACGTCTTAATCAGCCTGAACACTGAAACCCCTGCGTTTGCCCTTGAGACCGGAGCAGAATTCGCAAAGCTTCTGGGGGCTAAATTTACTGTTTTGTATGTCAGTGCCATCGAGGGGGAAAGGGGCAAGAAAGATATGGAATACCTCAACTACCGAAAGGATCTCATTGCGGATTTTGAAATGTCAGACGGTGTTACCATTGACCATGAGATACTTTCCGGTAATCCAGTTATCGAAACGGTCGAGCGTGTCGCGCAATTCAAAGGAGAAAACTGTATGGTAGTTGTCACTTTTGATCCGGAAGACAGTACGAGCGTTTTCAAACCTAACGTCCCTTATCTGATAACCCGAAAAACTGAGGCAAGCGTGCTTGCCATCCCTGTAGAGGACACCCATGCATAG
- a CDS encoding cation:proton antiporter, with amino-acid sequence MHSSEAVFLLILVLGAYIAPILSRKLMFPPSVGEVLFGIAIAPIYHRIMHTQDIINFMAELGFLILMYLAGLEVDFENIRSMRKKELMSYVASISIIAALSMSISTTLGQKPIMGVAYMTVAIGLLYPVLQDLKLLDKPEGQSLLVLGGIGEIFSLAGLTFMSLYYQYGVGTQALMHLLGLIAFVLTIYAFSKLFHLLIWWYPRISNVLTTTGTASEMGIRANFVNMFIFVAGAALIGIEPIIGAFIGGMLFSLLFRSKHDIQEIFSGVGNGFLIPIFFINVGLNFKISYLANTEVIIGAVLISILLLLIRYLSMIHFLFTGVSFRLFMIAPVALSFPLTLMVTVAMFGMNYKVITETEAAMLIISALLTAIVYPMLTKTLAKRF; translated from the coding sequence ATGCATAGCAGTGAGGCTGTTTTCCTCCTTATACTTGTGCTCGGTGCATATATTGCTCCGATACTGTCACGTAAACTTATGTTCCCTCCATCTGTGGGTGAGGTTCTCTTTGGTATAGCCATTGCGCCCATTTATCACAGGATAATGCACACCCAGGACATAATAAATTTCATGGCAGAGCTGGGCTTCCTTATACTCATGTATCTGGCAGGGCTGGAAGTTGACTTTGAAAACATACGCTCGATGCGCAAAAAAGAGCTCATGAGCTATGTAGCGTCAATAAGCATCATAGCGGCGCTGTCCATGTCAATATCAACCACTCTGGGACAAAAGCCCATCATGGGTGTTGCATATATGACAGTGGCAATCGGTCTGCTTTACCCTGTTTTGCAGGATCTGAAGCTCTTAGACAAACCGGAAGGTCAGTCACTGCTTGTGCTCGGCGGAATAGGTGAGATATTCTCTCTGGCCGGTCTGACGTTTATGTCACTCTATTACCAGTATGGTGTCGGGACACAGGCATTAATGCATCTTCTGGGGCTGATAGCATTTGTCCTCACTATCTATGCATTTTCGAAGCTTTTTCACCTGCTGATCTGGTGGTATCCGCGTATTTCGAACGTCCTCACAACAACAGGCACAGCTTCCGAAATGGGGATACGGGCAAACTTTGTTAATATGTTTATATTTGTTGCAGGGGCGGCTCTGATAGGGATAGAACCCATCATCGGCGCTTTCATCGGAGGGATGCTGTTTTCACTCCTCTTCCGCTCCAAACATGACATACAAGAGATATTCAGCGGTGTCGGGAATGGCTTTCTGATTCCTATATTTTTCATAAACGTAGGGCTTAACTTCAAGATATCCTACCTCGCCAACACAGAAGTGATCATAGGAGCAGTGTTGATATCTATCCTTTTGCTGCTTATCAGATATCTTTCGATGATTCATTTTCTGTTCACAGGGGTTTCATTCAGGCTTTTCATGATAGCCCCCGTTGCTCTCTCCTTCCCTCTGACGCTTATGGTAACTGTGGCAATGTTCGGCATGAATTATAAGGTGATAACTGAGACAGAGGCCGCTATGCTGATCATATCCGCACTGCTGACTGCAATAGTTTACCCTATGCTGACTAAAACACTGGCAAAAAGATTTTGA
- a CDS encoding mechanosensitive ion channel family protein: MPIENEMLIRIASTIITIAIIILLRNISLKMIKNRDFHHKEAKMRAMVYTRKFFMLLVILTVAFIWLSHIKDFALSITALAVAIVLATKELILCVTGGMIRNYSQSYRIGDRIHIGDYRGDVVNIDLLSTTLLEIGPGVSSHQYTGRSINIPNGIFLSHPLINETFTEKYILHVFSVPISSCAKWQEAEKVLLEAANETVQDYIEEARKHMEKLSSRTAFEAPNVDPRVTIIMADKDTLNLLVRVPVPSRRKGKIEQAIVRLFLEKYDKFGYNPMIPENS, from the coding sequence ATGCCCATCGAAAATGAAATGCTTATAAGAATAGCTTCAACTATCATAACAATTGCAATCATCATCCTGCTGAGAAATATATCTCTGAAAATGATCAAAAACAGAGATTTCCATCACAAAGAGGCAAAGATGCGAGCAATGGTATACACCAGAAAATTCTTTATGCTTCTGGTCATTCTCACCGTAGCTTTCATATGGCTTTCCCATATAAAAGACTTCGCTCTGTCCATCACAGCCCTTGCGGTTGCGATAGTTCTTGCTACTAAAGAGCTTATTTTATGCGTAACAGGCGGCATGATCAGAAACTATTCCCAGTCTTACCGCATAGGTGACCGGATACACATAGGTGACTACAGAGGCGATGTAGTAAATATTGACCTGCTCTCCACAACTCTTCTTGAGATTGGTCCGGGGGTCAGCTCTCACCAATATACGGGACGAAGCATCAACATACCAAACGGCATCTTCCTTTCCCACCCGCTTATCAACGAAACCTTTACAGAAAAATATATTCTGCATGTCTTCTCTGTCCCCATAAGTTCATGCGCAAAATGGCAGGAAGCTGAAAAAGTACTCCTTGAAGCTGCAAATGAAACCGTGCAGGACTATATCGAGGAAGCAAGAAAACATATGGAAAAGCTGAGCAGCAGAACCGCCTTTGAAGCTCCGAACGTTGACCCAAGAGTGACAATCATAATGGCGGACAAGGACACGCTCAATCTACTCGTTCGCGTTCCGGTGCCCTCACGCAGAAAAGGTAAGATTGAACAGGCGATTGTCAGGCTGTTTCTGGAGAAATATGACAAATTTGGCTATAACCCGATGATACCGGAAAATAGCTGA